Proteins from a genomic interval of Paenibacillus sp. FSL H8-0048:
- a CDS encoding DUF2500 domain-containing protein: protein MLKLILLLIAGFVAYTVWRGLKTWMTNQTSPLQSRVVTAVAKRTEVWGGRGHMGTHTSYYVTFEFHNGSRRELEVKPKAYAMIVEGDRGELSYQGSRFKGFVRAGMQRDSGVSR from the coding sequence TTGTTAAAGCTCATTCTGCTGCTGATCGCAGGCTTTGTTGCATACACGGTTTGGAGAGGGCTCAAGACCTGGATGACGAACCAAACCAGTCCTCTGCAATCAAGGGTCGTTACGGCAGTAGCCAAACGCACAGAGGTCTGGGGAGGAAGAGGGCATATGGGGACCCATACGAGTTATTATGTGACCTTTGAGTTCCATAATGGCAGCCGCAGAGAGCTTGAAGTGAAGCCGAAGGCGTATGCCATGATTGTGGAGGGGGACCGGGGGGAGCTGTCGTACCAGGGCAGCCGGTTCAAAGGATTCGTTCGGGCAGGGATGCAAAGGGACAGCGGGGTCAGCAGGTGA
- a CDS encoding YitT family protein produces MKVRYRNASPLRYSKTLRLLSIVGGGLLAAVGLELFLMPHKLLPGGIAGLSALLSHVTEMRLGLFLFLFNLPFILMSRRQINLRFALYTMLGLICLTAGSLALHHFPAAISEPLPAAIAGGLCLGFGLGISVRFGGLTAGSEKQSVRLLNGGPPKSAEMPIMLFNMLILLYGGSLFGWDQAMYSIIAYLLAFEALRFSLRDLSLTQAVFITSSKCEEIRRKLQQSLDREVKLVRSTGPQGEPGTVFCLASRLEEEQLASIVHDCDQDSKIVINAARNNRISALFRNKPPG; encoded by the coding sequence ATGAAAGTCAGATATAGAAATGCTTCACCCTTACGTTATTCGAAGACCTTGCGTCTGCTGTCCATTGTAGGCGGAGGACTACTTGCAGCTGTTGGTCTGGAGCTGTTCCTGATGCCGCATAAGCTGCTTCCGGGCGGCATTGCCGGGTTATCCGCCCTGCTGTCCCATGTGACTGAAATGCGGCTTGGATTATTCCTGTTCCTGTTCAACCTTCCGTTTATTCTGATGTCGCGCAGGCAGATTAATCTCCGTTTTGCCTTGTATACGATGCTTGGCCTGATCTGCCTGACGGCAGGGTCCCTGGCCCTGCACCATTTCCCGGCGGCAATCAGTGAGCCGCTGCCCGCGGCCATTGCCGGGGGGCTATGCCTCGGGTTCGGCCTGGGCATCTCTGTACGCTTCGGCGGGCTGACCGCAGGAAGCGAGAAGCAGAGCGTACGGCTGCTGAACGGAGGACCGCCCAAATCGGCTGAGATGCCGATTATGCTGTTCAACATGCTCATCCTGCTCTACGGCGGATCATTATTCGGCTGGGATCAGGCGATGTATAGTATCATCGCCTACCTGCTTGCCTTTGAAGCGCTGCGGTTCTCCTTAAGGGACCTCTCGCTCACGCAGGCGGTGTTCATTACCAGCAGCAAATGCGAGGAGATCCGGCGCAAGCTCCAGCAGTCGCTGGACCGCGAGGTGAAGCTGGTACGATCCACTGGACCGCAGGGAGAGCCAGGGACAGTATTCTGTCTGGCCAGCAGGCTGGAGGAAGAGCAGCTTGCCTCTATCGTGCATGACTGTGATCAGGACAGCAAGATTGTGATTAATGCCGCGCGGAACAACCGGATCTCAGCGCTTTTCCGTAATAAGCCGCCGGGCTAA
- a CDS encoding stage VI sporulation protein F, whose amino-acid sequence MGYQQYGISPQLVDRIKLKMKNPAVKERVKNMITGISKQELQDTAVVRKLVRNASSVMHEKLTSAQEEQIVKFVIAQKIDPNNTFHLIRLWGMFR is encoded by the coding sequence TTGGGTTATCAGCAATATGGAATCAGTCCCCAGCTGGTGGATCGCATCAAGCTGAAGATGAAGAATCCGGCGGTCAAGGAACGCGTCAAGAATATGATTACCGGCATCTCCAAGCAGGAGCTGCAGGATACAGCAGTTGTACGTAAGCTGGTGCGTAATGCCTCGTCGGTGATGCATGAGAAGCTGACGTCTGCACAGGAAGAACAAATTGTGAAATTCGTCATTGCCCAAAAGATTGATCCGAACAATACGTTTCACCTGATCCGCTTATGGGGAATGTTCCGCTGA
- a CDS encoding C40 family peptidase: MPIINLRTSKILLSSAILVTAITGTTACSYTSKDSTPKVNSLTPTGTFAGSYYEKNSFTDKEGKYWIPLKPAVASIGFRMKDDTASGGYTKLGYSDVMYMLRPDSSQVFSLGQKITLPDVPVRREGQIYITPTALSKLLQTEVGWNPVTGEINIATPSDRESTEGSGKVEAAKPLRIQSVSNVDTGELVSYAKKFLGVPYDFGAGPYEETKRFDCSSFTRHVFQKFGVDLPRLAKDQDNIGRRVSRSSLEPGDLIFFTVPGRFESDAVPGHVGIYIGGGNFIHTWGDPGVQISELDSGYWSNVILHMQRVL, from the coding sequence ATGCCAATAATCAATCTGCGTACAAGCAAAATTTTATTGTCCTCCGCTATCCTAGTTACTGCCATTACGGGAACAACCGCCTGCAGCTACACCAGCAAGGACAGCACTCCCAAGGTTAACTCGCTGACCCCAACCGGAACATTTGCGGGCAGCTATTATGAGAAGAATTCTTTTACCGACAAGGAAGGCAAGTACTGGATTCCGCTCAAACCGGCTGTCGCCTCTATCGGCTTCCGGATGAAGGATGACACGGCAAGCGGCGGCTATACCAAGCTCGGCTATAGTGATGTCATGTATATGCTGCGGCCGGATTCCAGCCAGGTGTTCTCATTGGGCCAGAAAATCACCCTTCCCGATGTCCCCGTCCGCCGTGAAGGTCAAATCTATATCACCCCCACCGCCTTGTCCAAGCTGCTGCAGACCGAGGTCGGCTGGAATCCTGTTACTGGCGAGATCAATATCGCGACTCCTTCCGACAGGGAGAGTACAGAGGGCTCCGGCAAGGTGGAGGCTGCGAAGCCGTTGCGGATTCAGAGTGTATCGAACGTGGACACGGGAGAGCTGGTCTCCTATGCCAAAAAGTTTCTCGGTGTACCTTACGATTTCGGCGCTGGCCCCTATGAAGAGACCAAGCGCTTCGACTGCTCGTCCTTTACACGCCATGTCTTTCAGAAATTCGGGGTGGATCTGCCCCGGCTGGCCAAAGATCAGGACAATATCGGCAGACGGGTGTCGCGCAGCTCGCTGGAGCCCGGCGATTTGATCTTCTTCACCGTACCCGGACGTTTTGAGAGCGACGCAGTGCCCGGTCATGTAGGCATCTACATCGGCGGCGGTAATTTCATTCACACCTGGGGCGACCCCGGCGTGCAGATCAGCGAGCTGGACAGCGGATACTGGAGCAACGTAATTCTGCACATGCAGCGCGTGCTCTAG
- a CDS encoding ABC transporter permease produces MYNSLIGALEMGLLYAFMALGVYITFRILDFPDLTVDGSFTTGGAIAAVMISSGYSPLLATLCAMLGGMAAGMCTGLLHTKGKINGLLSGILMMIALYSINLRILVKPNVSLMGDDTLFSSMNPLLVMPFIVVLVKILMDLFLRTDLGLALRATGDNSRMIRSFGVNTDTTTILGISLSNGLVALSGALIAQYSSFADASMGIGMIVIGLASVIIGEAIFGAKNVFRATLAVLLGSIVYRIVVALALRVSWLKASDLKLITAIIVIIALVFPSVQRYVKQKSTARRRTAELAELAQRSKQRGGAANVEA; encoded by the coding sequence ATGTATAATTCATTAATAGGGGCTCTGGAAATGGGCCTGCTCTACGCATTCATGGCACTTGGGGTGTATATTACCTTCCGTATTCTGGATTTTCCTGATCTGACGGTGGATGGAAGCTTCACAACCGGCGGCGCGATTGCTGCTGTGATGATCAGTAGCGGTTACTCTCCATTACTGGCGACTCTGTGCGCAATGCTCGGCGGAATGGCGGCAGGGATGTGTACCGGTCTGCTTCATACCAAAGGTAAAATCAACGGGCTGTTGTCCGGGATTCTGATGATGATTGCCCTGTATTCGATCAATCTTCGGATTCTGGTGAAGCCGAATGTCTCGTTGATGGGAGATGACACATTGTTCAGCTCCATGAATCCGCTGCTGGTCATGCCTTTTATCGTCGTGCTGGTCAAAATCCTGATGGATCTGTTCCTGCGCACCGATCTGGGACTGGCCCTGCGGGCTACCGGCGACAACTCGCGGATGATCCGCAGCTTCGGAGTGAACACGGATACAACAACCATTCTGGGAATCAGCCTGTCGAACGGGCTGGTGGCGCTCTCGGGCGCACTGATCGCCCAGTATTCTTCCTTCGCTGATGCTTCAATGGGGATCGGGATGATTGTCATCGGGCTGGCGTCGGTAATTATCGGGGAAGCAATTTTCGGTGCGAAGAACGTCTTCCGGGCGACACTGGCTGTACTGCTCGGCTCCATCGTGTATCGGATCGTTGTCGCTCTGGCCCTCCGGGTATCTTGGCTCAAGGCTTCCGATCTGAAGCTGATCACTGCAATTATCGTCATTATTGCCCTAGTCTTCCCGTCGGTTCAGCGGTATGTGAAGCAGAAGAGCACGGCCCGCAGACGGACCGCAGAGCTTGCTGAGCTGGCTCAGCGCAGTAAGCAGAGAGGAGGGGCCGCTAATGTTGAAGCTTGA
- a CDS encoding ABC transporter substrate-binding protein, whose translation MKTKKIWMGLSMALMLVAAGCGNNNAAVKNDAGTGNTPAAATESPASGAGSGDAKSYKIAISQYVEHPSLDATREGFLAALKDAGIVEGENLKVDLQNAQADQANNLSIAQKIAGDKNDLVLGIATPSAQAVVQKVKDTPILFAAVTDPLDAKIVSDLEHPGGNVSGASDTNPESITRLMNFIATQFPKVKKLGLVINEGEPNAVVMADIAKGELDKHGIELVKAAITNTSEVKQAAESLVGRVDALYITLDNSVVSGVDSIIQTANDNKLPFFSADRDTVEKGAFATVGFKYYDHGYQVGQMAVEVLKDGKSPGDMKVTMQEKLDLVLNLKAAAAQGIEVTDAMKAEVADPGNNIIQ comes from the coding sequence ATGAAGACGAAGAAGATTTGGATGGGGCTTAGTATGGCCTTGATGCTCGTAGCTGCCGGTTGCGGGAACAATAATGCTGCAGTGAAGAATGACGCGGGCACCGGGAATACTCCGGCCGCAGCAACGGAATCCCCAGCCTCGGGTGCAGGCTCCGGCGATGCCAAGTCCTATAAGATTGCCATCTCGCAATATGTGGAGCATCCGTCACTGGATGCCACCCGCGAAGGATTCCTGGCTGCGCTGAAGGATGCAGGGATTGTTGAAGGGGAGAACCTGAAGGTGGATCTTCAGAACGCCCAGGCCGATCAGGCCAACAACCTGTCCATTGCCCAGAAGATTGCCGGCGACAAGAATGATCTGGTGCTGGGAATTGCGACACCTTCAGCTCAGGCAGTTGTGCAGAAAGTCAAGGACACTCCGATTCTGTTCGCTGCGGTAACCGACCCTCTCGATGCCAAGATTGTTAGCGATCTGGAGCATCCCGGAGGGAATGTGTCCGGCGCATCGGATACCAATCCGGAGTCGATTACCCGCCTGATGAACTTCATTGCCACGCAATTTCCCAAGGTGAAGAAGCTGGGCCTGGTCATTAATGAAGGAGAGCCGAATGCGGTAGTTATGGCTGATATCGCCAAGGGTGAGCTGGACAAGCACGGGATCGAGCTGGTGAAGGCGGCGATTACCAATACTTCGGAAGTGAAGCAGGCTGCAGAATCGCTTGTAGGGCGTGTAGATGCGCTGTATATTACGCTTGATAACTCCGTTGTCAGCGGCGTGGATTCGATTATCCAGACGGCTAACGACAACAAGCTTCCGTTCTTCTCAGCTGACCGTGATACGGTGGAGAAGGGTGCTTTTGCAACAGTAGGCTTCAAATACTATGATCATGGCTATCAGGTAGGCCAAATGGCGGTAGAAGTGCTTAAGGATGGAAAAAGTCCCGGTGATATGAAGGTGACGATGCAGGAGAAGCTGGACTTGGTCCTTAATCTCAAAGCAGCGGCAGCACAGGGAATTGAAGTAACGGATGCCATGAAGGCTGAAGTGGCTGATCCGGGCAATAATATTATTCAATAA